Proteins found in one bacterium genomic segment:
- a CDS encoding tRNA pseudouridine(38-40) synthase TruA: MRTIKLTIAYDGTNYVGWQVQPNGVAVQELVQR, translated from the coding sequence ATGCGAACCATAAAACTCACGATCGCCTATGACGGGACGAATTACGTGGGCTGGCAGGTGCAGCCTAACGGCGTGGCGGTGCAGGAGCTGGTCCAGCG